A region from the Nesterenkonia lacusekhoensis genome encodes:
- a CDS encoding phosphoglycerate dehydrogenase yields MARVLITTDYLKPDDDVDRLLRRHGHHTVHLPHTGPRPAQEQALLLQDVDAAILASEPITSEMLERADRLKVLARSGVGYDSIDVSAASARGVQVCNAPGTNHHSVAELTLGLMLASVRQIPQVSAAVRGGSWPRDAGQELRGRRLGVIGYGPSGRAVTQLGAALGMHVQVTTAHPDPSAAAAFVGLEENLRTADVLTLHTQAQIGAGPLLDAGRLALMQPTAMLINTARGSLVDEQALAAALRSGVLSSAALDVLEAEPLPQDSPLRGLDNVIITSHLAGQTAEARRRAGLSAAQAVLDVLDGQEPEHPVGR; encoded by the coding sequence GTGGCGCGGGTACTGATCACCACCGACTACCTGAAGCCCGACGACGACGTCGACCGTCTGCTGCGCCGGCACGGCCACCACACCGTCCACCTGCCCCACACCGGTCCGCGTCCGGCCCAGGAGCAGGCACTGCTGCTGCAGGACGTCGACGCCGCGATCCTCGCCAGTGAGCCGATCACCTCGGAGATGCTCGAACGGGCGGATCGGCTGAAGGTCCTGGCCCGCAGCGGAGTCGGCTATGACTCCATCGATGTCTCAGCCGCGTCCGCCCGGGGCGTCCAGGTCTGCAACGCCCCGGGGACCAACCACCATTCGGTGGCTGAGCTGACGCTGGGGCTGATGCTCGCCTCCGTCCGGCAGATCCCCCAAGTCTCTGCGGCGGTGCGCGGGGGAAGCTGGCCTCGGGACGCGGGCCAGGAGCTGCGCGGCAGACGGCTCGGAGTCATCGGCTATGGACCCAGCGGACGTGCGGTGACCCAGTTGGGCGCGGCCTTAGGTATGCACGTCCAGGTGACCACAGCCCATCCTGACCCGTCGGCCGCGGCGGCCTTCGTCGGGCTGGAAGAGAACCTGCGCACTGCCGATGTGCTCACGCTGCACACTCAGGCTCAGATCGGTGCGGGCCCCCTCCTCGACGCCGGACGCTTGGCTCTGATGCAGCCCACCGCCATGCTCATCAACACCGCCCGTGGGTCCCTGGTAGACGAACAGGCCCTGGCCGCAGCCCTGCGCAGCGGGGTTCTCTCCTCCGCCGCCCTGGATGTGCTGGAGGCCGAGCCGCTGCCCCAGGACAGTCCGCTGCGCGGCCTGGACAACGTCATCATCACCTCACATCTGGCCGGGCAGACCGCCGAAGCTCGACGCCGAGCAGGCCTCTCGGCCGCTCAGGCCGTACTCGACGTACTCGACGGCCAGGAGCCCGAGCACCCAGTGGGCAGATGA
- a CDS encoding SLC13 family permease: MTAYPHPARRIWDELWRSHHQIKRLLTFSVEKEPERHRQHADAGSPGQRSSASAHRPDHQEPEPSVRPRSGPPGGYTRARLVGLILGPTLFLLTMLFLRPEGLSSEGVAVLASTLWIGTWWVTEAIPIPATSLLPLILLPLTNAMPGDDVASSYGDDIVFLFLGGFALAIAMEKWNLHQRIALTIVLMIGTSPRRIVLGFMVAVAFLSMWVTNTAAAMMMIPVALAVTYQAAQVMKGGEHESEVPKFEKCLIFGVGYAATIGGLGTLIGTPPLAFLSGVVRETFGETITFAQWMLFGVPMVVLLLAFCWFYLTFVKFKFRFKTLPGGRDVIRDEKEGLGSLATEEKAVLTVFVGAAFFWVTRGFIWDDLIPGISDGLIAVTAAVVLFALPSRSAEQPRILEWDDTKKVPWGVLLLFGGGLAVAGGFTETGLSDWIGEQLLVLENVNFIITVLVAAALVLFLTEITSNTATGTMILPVMAALGLALGVHPLALMVPAAMAANCAFMLPVGTPPNAIIFGTGKITIMDMIRIGFWLNVTTLLLIVLATFTLLPLLWGIELTVTPEGW; encoded by the coding sequence ATGACGGCGTATCCACATCCTGCGCGCCGGATCTGGGATGAGCTCTGGAGGTCCCACCACCAGATCAAACGGTTGCTGACCTTCTCCGTGGAGAAGGAGCCCGAACGGCACCGCCAGCACGCCGACGCCGGCAGCCCGGGCCAGCGCTCCAGCGCCTCGGCCCACCGGCCGGACCATCAGGAGCCCGAACCCTCAGTTCGTCCCAGGAGCGGTCCCCCGGGCGGCTATACCCGAGCACGGCTCGTCGGGCTCATCCTGGGGCCCACGCTGTTCCTGCTCACGATGCTCTTCCTCCGCCCAGAGGGCCTCTCCTCCGAGGGTGTGGCCGTGCTGGCCAGCACCCTGTGGATCGGCACCTGGTGGGTCACCGAGGCCATCCCCATCCCAGCCACCTCGCTGCTTCCGCTGATCCTGCTGCCGCTGACCAATGCGATGCCGGGCGACGATGTGGCCTCCTCCTACGGCGATGACATCGTCTTCCTCTTCCTGGGCGGCTTCGCCCTGGCCATCGCCATGGAGAAATGGAACCTGCACCAGCGCATCGCCCTGACCATCGTGCTGATGATCGGCACCAGCCCGCGGCGCATCGTGCTGGGCTTCATGGTGGCCGTGGCCTTCCTGTCCATGTGGGTGACCAACACCGCCGCCGCCATGATGATGATCCCTGTGGCCCTGGCCGTGACCTACCAGGCCGCCCAGGTGATGAAGGGCGGCGAACATGAGAGCGAAGTCCCCAAGTTCGAGAAGTGCCTGATCTTCGGCGTCGGCTATGCCGCCACGATCGGCGGTCTGGGCACCCTGATCGGAACCCCGCCGCTGGCCTTCCTCTCCGGGGTGGTGCGGGAGACCTTCGGCGAGACCATCACCTTCGCCCAGTGGATGCTCTTCGGTGTACCCATGGTGGTCCTGCTGTTGGCCTTCTGCTGGTTCTACCTGACCTTCGTGAAGTTTAAGTTCCGGTTCAAGACGCTGCCCGGAGGCCGTGACGTCATCCGCGACGAGAAGGAGGGACTGGGCAGCCTGGCCACGGAGGAGAAGGCCGTGCTGACGGTCTTCGTCGGTGCCGCCTTCTTCTGGGTCACCCGCGGGTTCATCTGGGACGACCTGATCCCCGGCATCTCCGACGGGCTGATCGCGGTGACCGCCGCCGTCGTGCTCTTCGCCCTGCCCAGCCGCAGCGCCGAGCAGCCGCGGATCCTGGAGTGGGATGACACCAAGAAGGTCCCCTGGGGCGTGCTGCTGCTCTTCGGCGGAGGCCTGGCCGTGGCCGGCGGGTTCACCGAGACCGGGCTCTCCGACTGGATCGGCGAACAGCTGCTGGTGCTGGAGAACGTCAACTTCATCATCACTGTGCTGGTGGCCGCGGCCCTGGTGCTCTTCTTGACCGAGATCACCTCCAACACCGCCACCGGCACGATGATCCTTCCGGTCATGGCGGCCCTGGGCCTGGCCCTGGGCGTCCACCCCTTGGCGCTGATGGTCCCGGCGGCCATGGCCGCGAACTGCGCGTTCATGCTGCCGGTGGGGACTCCGCCGAACGCCATCATCTTCGGCACCGGCAAGATCACCATCATGGACATGATCAGGATCGGGTTCTGGCTGAACGTGACCACGCTGCTGCTGATCGTACTGGCTACCTTCACGCTGCTGCCCCTGCTGTGGGGCATCGAGCTGACCGTCACTCCGGAAGGCTGGTGA